A stretch of the uncultured Desulfobacter sp. genome encodes the following:
- the hybB gene encoding NrfD/PsrC family molybdoenzyme membrane anchor subunit: MMHKSMALRKPFWTPGVLVMVVFMIAGALTIVARFTGGIGYVANLSTARPWGLWVGVDVATGVALAAGGFTTAAVAHIFGRQAYEPVTRPALLTAVLGYTFVVLGLIVDIGRSWAIWKPMFNWNTNSVLFEVAMCVMCYLNVLYLEFFPIVAEQFKGNVNLPGPLALLNGMVDGILHIGDAIIDKIMWALIILGVVLSCMHQSSLGSLMLIAPTKLHPLWYTPILPLLFLTSAFAVGYPMVVFETTIATSSFNLDSEMNILTPLTRITIFLLGLYMALKIGDMAVRGTWIYLLDGTAQSNAFVVELVLGVILPWLMLLSPRVRASRKGLFTAATLIVAGVVLNRINVFIVGFKPPLSDPGYFPSMGEMMVTFGLIATLMFIYRIAVTYLPVLQGSQEVPR; the protein is encoded by the coding sequence ATGATGCATAAATCCATGGCATTAAGAAAACCGTTCTGGACCCCCGGGGTTTTGGTGATGGTGGTTTTTATGATTGCCGGTGCTCTCACCATTGTTGCCCGGTTTACCGGGGGAATCGGATATGTAGCCAATTTAAGTACGGCCCGGCCCTGGGGACTTTGGGTGGGCGTGGATGTGGCCACAGGCGTGGCCCTGGCTGCCGGCGGATTTACCACGGCGGCAGTGGCCCATATCTTTGGCCGGCAAGCCTATGAACCTGTTACCCGGCCGGCACTGCTCACCGCTGTTTTAGGGTACACCTTTGTGGTGCTTGGGCTCATCGTGGATATCGGCCGTTCCTGGGCGATCTGGAAACCCATGTTCAACTGGAATACCAACTCCGTATTATTTGAAGTGGCCATGTGCGTTATGTGCTATCTCAATGTGCTTTACCTGGAGTTCTTTCCCATTGTGGCCGAGCAGTTTAAAGGGAATGTAAACCTGCCTGGCCCGTTGGCCCTGCTCAACGGTATGGTGGATGGGATCCTGCACATCGGGGATGCCATTATCGACAAAATCATGTGGGCCTTGATTATTCTGGGGGTGGTGCTCTCCTGCATGCATCAGTCAAGTTTGGGGTCGTTGATGCTCATTGCCCCAACCAAACTGCATCCGCTGTGGTACACGCCCATTCTGCCGCTGTTATTCTTAACGTCAGCGTTTGCCGTGGGCTATCCCATGGTGGTGTTTGAAACCACCATTGCCACCTCTTCGTTCAATCTGGATTCAGAAATGAATATTCTGACGCCGTTAACCCGGATTACCATCTTTCTTTTAGGTCTCTACATGGCGCTCAAAATCGGAGATATGGCGGTCCGGGGCACCTGGATCTATCTTCTGGACGGCACGGCCCAGAGCAACGCCTTTGTGGTGGAGCTGGTTTTGGGTGTGATCCTTCCCTGGCTCATGTTGCTTTCTCCCAGAGTAAGGGCATCGCGCAAAGGGCTTTTTACGGCAGCAACGCTTATTGTGGCAGGCGTAGTCCTGAACCGGATCAATGTATTCATTGTCGGGTTTAAACCGCCGTTGAGTGACCCGGGGTATTTCCCTTCCATGGGGGAGATGATGGTGACCTTTGGATTGATTGCCACGCTTATGTTTATCTACAGGATCGCGGTGACCTATCTGCCGGTGCTGCAGGGATCACAGGAGGTGCCCAGATGA
- a CDS encoding tetrathionate reductase family octaheme c-type cytochrome — MAGVIFIAASPCQAVNTWTAPDQEAAKERAKETVPFVSEYKDEGHTERKMRLLNQGLSLSDIHDVYFLLDSPIIKKREDHYGPVRFAHKRHAALIQDCTRCHHYRPKDDEALETTRCSACHQDAFNREHPERIGLKAAYHQQCMECHKAEAKGPTTCTGCHLKNVPDHTKLVNLPDNADPFQVTAECLRCHEIQGKDMIKTAHWLWKGPSPYTTGHSKEILHGKAATALNNYCINVISNEPRCTSCHAGFGWKDASFDFTDMSKIDCLVCHDTTGTYKKEPTAAGMPATDVDLKMVAQKVGHSSRATCGACHFNGGGGDAIKHADMSRQLLTPERSCDVHMGGYDFACTECHKTRNHRIAGRSTSVPVAEGKVSCQDCHGDNPHYSGGLLDHHLDNHCKTLECNVCHSPVFAKCKPTKTYWDWSQAGDKDRKPQMDKYGKPDYNWKKGFFKWEESAVPDYRWYSGYMHRVLLGDKVDTHAEVINLTTPVGSIKDPSSKITPFKIMKGIQAVDADHDTVLVPHLFPRNKEDKTAFWKNRDWDKAFKEGMSVAGLPYSGSYKWKKTWMYWRLEHEVMPADMALSCAQCHESLKGETTCNRCHQDNRNVDFKKIAHKGTDFSYMKSKGRDVEHLINKTDYINFKSLGYKGDPIIHGGRFKQLPMGYGTAP; from the coding sequence ATGGCAGGTGTAATTTTCATTGCCGCATCACCCTGCCAGGCGGTCAACACGTGGACCGCACCGGATCAGGAGGCGGCAAAAGAGCGGGCCAAGGAGACGGTTCCGTTTGTCAGTGAATACAAAGACGAAGGGCACACGGAGCGCAAAATGCGGCTTTTGAACCAGGGATTGTCCCTGTCGGATATTCATGATGTCTATTTTCTTTTGGACAGCCCCATTATTAAAAAACGCGAAGACCATTATGGTCCGGTCCGGTTTGCCCACAAACGGCATGCGGCCCTGATCCAGGATTGCACCCGGTGTCACCATTACCGCCCCAAAGATGATGAGGCGCTTGAGACTACCCGGTGTTCAGCCTGCCACCAGGATGCTTTTAACCGTGAACATCCGGAACGGATCGGCCTGAAAGCCGCCTATCATCAGCAATGTATGGAATGCCATAAGGCTGAAGCCAAGGGGCCGACAACCTGCACGGGGTGTCATCTGAAAAATGTCCCGGACCACACCAAGCTGGTTAACCTGCCGGACAATGCCGATCCGTTCCAGGTAACCGCCGAGTGTCTCAGGTGCCACGAAATCCAGGGCAAGGATATGATCAAAACCGCCCACTGGCTTTGGAAGGGGCCGTCTCCGTATACCACCGGCCACAGCAAGGAGATCCTGCACGGCAAGGCGGCCACGGCGCTGAATAATTATTGTATCAATGTCATCAGCAATGAGCCGCGTTGCACCAGTTGCCATGCAGGTTTCGGGTGGAAAGATGCAAGTTTTGATTTTACGGACATGTCAAAAATTGACTGTCTGGTGTGCCATGACACCACAGGTACCTACAAAAAAGAGCCCACGGCAGCGGGTATGCCGGCAACAGACGTTGATCTGAAGATGGTCGCCCAAAAGGTCGGACATTCCAGCCGTGCCACTTGCGGTGCCTGCCATTTCAACGGCGGGGGCGGCGATGCCATCAAACATGCCGACATGTCCAGGCAATTGCTGACCCCGGAACGCAGTTGCGACGTCCACATGGGGGGATATGATTTTGCCTGTACCGAATGCCACAAAACCCGGAATCACCGCATTGCGGGCCGTAGCACTTCGGTGCCCGTGGCCGAGGGCAAGGTTTCCTGTCAGGACTGCCATGGAGACAATCCCCACTACAGCGGCGGGCTTTTGGACCATCATCTGGATAATCACTGTAAAACGCTTGAGTGCAATGTGTGCCACTCTCCGGTATTTGCCAAGTGCAAACCCACTAAAACATATTGGGACTGGTCCCAGGCCGGGGATAAAGACAGAAAACCCCAAATGGATAAGTACGGCAAGCCCGATTATAACTGGAAAAAAGGCTTTTTTAAGTGGGAAGAGTCCGCCGTGCCCGATTATCGGTGGTATTCCGGATATATGCATCGGGTGCTTTTGGGAGACAAGGTAGACACCCATGCCGAAGTGATCAATCTGACCACGCCGGTGGGCTCCATTAAAGACCCTTCGTCAAAAATTACACCGTTTAAGATCATGAAGGGAATCCAGGCTGTGGATGCGGATCATGACACCGTTTTAGTTCCCCATCTGTTCCCCAGAAACAAAGAGGACAAGACTGCATTTTGGAAGAATCGAGATTGGGACAAGGCGTTTAAGGAAGGCATGTCCGTGGCAGGCCTGCCCTATTCAGGGTCATACAAATGGAAAAAGACCTGGATGTACTGGCGGCTTGAACATGAGGTGATGCCTGCGGATATGGCCCTTTCCTGTGCCCAGTGCCATGAAAGCTTAAAAGGGGAGACAACCTGTAACCGGTGTCACCAGGACAACCGCAATGTGGATTTCAAAAAAATAGCCCACAAGGGCACCGATTTTTCTTATATGAAGTCCAAAGGCCGGGATGTTGAGCATTTAATCAACAAAACCGATTATATAAATTTTAAATCCCTGGGATATAAAGGCGATCCCATTATACACGGAGGGCGGTTCAAACAGCTGCCCATGGGATACGGCACTGCGCCATAA
- a CDS encoding sigma 54-interacting transcriptional regulator: MLIHEHEMDAFWEKIVNTINDGLMFIGPDGTIQMVNKAFENLTGYTSTQAVGMSCRMLECDACEQTLTPIDKSVWCRLFAPQEAEMQKCRCLIKRKDGSYLPVLKNAAAFRDEHHNVVGVVETLTDISELERLDKQVNMLARQRSHDNDFFGMTGKSQQMEIVFDMIRKASNAKAPVIILGESGSGKELVADAIHLNGARKQAPFIRLNCAALNPAVLESEMFGHVKGAFTGAHSNRIGRFEAAHQGSFFLDEIGDMPMPLQTKLLRVLESGRFERVGDIAPVRVDVRIITATNKNLEVLIENNEFRQDLFYRINVIPIYLPPLRQRREDIPLLVNTFIRQCNQSTGKTISGVSRDVMDLFMAYQWPGNIRELKNAMDYAFVTADGPIIQLDHIPKRIGNDAEQSTRPENEERPDNTTDEKQQLINALIKANGNQTRAAKLLNVNRVTVWNRMKKYQIDLQKTLAYK; encoded by the coding sequence ATGCTGATACATGAACACGAAATGGATGCGTTCTGGGAGAAGATTGTCAACACGATCAACGATGGGCTGATGTTCATTGGGCCGGACGGCACCATTCAGATGGTAAACAAGGCTTTTGAAAATCTGACCGGCTATACCTCGACTCAGGCTGTGGGTATGTCCTGCCGTATGCTGGAGTGTGACGCGTGTGAGCAGACCCTGACGCCTATAGATAAGTCTGTTTGGTGTCGTCTGTTCGCCCCCCAGGAGGCGGAAATGCAGAAGTGCCGATGCCTGATCAAGCGCAAAGACGGCAGCTATCTACCTGTTTTAAAAAATGCTGCGGCATTCAGAGATGAACACCACAATGTGGTGGGAGTGGTTGAGACCTTGACCGATATCTCGGAGCTTGAGCGCCTGGATAAACAGGTGAATATGCTGGCCAGACAACGCAGCCACGACAATGACTTCTTTGGCATGACAGGCAAATCCCAGCAAATGGAAATCGTGTTTGACATGATCCGAAAGGCTTCCAACGCCAAGGCCCCTGTAATAATTCTGGGAGAAAGCGGGTCCGGCAAGGAGTTGGTTGCCGATGCCATTCACCTGAATGGCGCCAGAAAACAGGCGCCGTTTATCCGGCTCAATTGTGCAGCCTTAAACCCGGCGGTCCTGGAAAGCGAAATGTTCGGTCATGTTAAAGGGGCATTCACCGGTGCCCACAGCAACCGTATTGGGCGGTTTGAGGCAGCACACCAGGGCAGTTTCTTTTTGGACGAAATCGGCGATATGCCCATGCCCCTGCAAACCAAACTGTTGCGGGTGCTTGAGTCCGGACGGTTTGAACGCGTGGGAGATATCGCCCCTGTACGGGTGGATGTCAGAATTATAACAGCCACCAATAAAAACCTTGAAGTTCTAATTGAAAACAATGAATTCCGGCAGGATCTCTTTTATAGAATCAACGTTATTCCCATTTACCTGCCGCCGCTCAGGCAACGGAGAGAAGACATTCCTTTGCTTGTAAACACCTTTATCCGTCAGTGCAATCAAAGTACCGGCAAAACCATCTCCGGCGTCAGCCGGGACGTGATGGATCTATTCATGGCATACCAATGGCCCGGCAATATTCGTGAACTCAAGAATGCCATGGATTACGCGTTTGTCACGGCTGACGGCCCGATAATCCAGCTCGACCATATTCCAAAGCGTATTGGTAATGATGCCGAACAATCCACCCGGCCGGAAAATGAAGAGCGCCCGGATAACACAACCGATGAAAAACAGCAGTTAATTAATGCCTTGATAAAGGCCAACGGAAACCAGACCCGTGCGGCAAAACTTCTAAATGTCAACCGTGTC
- a CDS encoding Na/Pi cotransporter family protein, producing MDILKILIETLGGLGLFILGMKTMTDGLQATAGQKIRRILEAISSNRIMGCLTGAGVTAMVQSSSATTVMLIGFVSAGIMSIEQAVGVVIGANIGTTITGQMIAFKLTEAALPAVALGVGLKYFSKKRTYRYIGDIILGFGILFYGMAVMKQGLTPIKSDPQFISFFTTFSTETLGGILLCVSMGTILTIMVQSSSATVGLTMALATSGLMTFPTAMALVLGENVGTTVTAQLATLGSKNPDAHRTANAHTIFNVVGVGIILLIFPFFITAVETVTLKLGAGPLDTVVNNEYINCARYLANGHTIFNVINALVFLFLLPRLVQLTMLISPRPQKSRERYQLPQFDASFIDSPIAALAQVKGEIINNAQFVLISLKKTASCIKKRDDDILGEREVVEAHLDETQKIIIKYLTTIYQGDVNEPEAKEISEMMRITNNIERIGDSMENVSKTVERIYNSEIEFSDQAKSDLAKIADKAVVFLQLVVDQMQEKTEGFYKKALNMEDTIDQMREEMRSQHIERLRAGNCSVDAGVLFIALLSNFEKMGDYCYNIATGVNRII from the coding sequence TTGGATATCTTAAAAATTCTGATCGAAACCCTGGGAGGGTTAGGCCTTTTTATCCTGGGAATGAAGACCATGACAGATGGCCTTCAAGCCACAGCCGGCCAGAAAATCCGGCGGATTCTTGAGGCCATCTCCTCAAACCGTATCATGGGATGTTTAACCGGGGCCGGGGTAACGGCCATGGTTCAATCATCGTCGGCGACCACGGTGATGCTTATCGGGTTTGTAAGTGCCGGTATCATGTCCATCGAGCAGGCCGTCGGGGTGGTCATCGGTGCGAATATCGGCACGACCATTACGGGGCAGATGATCGCTTTTAAGCTTACAGAGGCTGCCCTTCCGGCCGTAGCCCTTGGGGTGGGACTGAAATATTTTTCCAAAAAACGGACCTACCGCTATATCGGAGACATCATCCTTGGCTTCGGTATCCTGTTTTACGGCATGGCCGTAATGAAACAAGGACTGACCCCCATCAAATCAGATCCCCAGTTCATCTCTTTTTTTACCACCTTTTCCACGGAAACCCTGGGCGGCATTCTGCTCTGTGTTTCAATGGGGACCATCTTAACGATCATGGTGCAGTCTTCCTCGGCTACGGTGGGTCTGACCATGGCCCTGGCAACTTCGGGACTGATGACCTTCCCCACGGCAATGGCCCTGGTGCTGGGAGAAAATGTCGGCACGACCGTTACAGCCCAATTGGCCACCCTTGGCTCCAAAAATCCGGACGCCCACAGAACGGCCAATGCCCATACGATTTTCAATGTGGTGGGGGTGGGTATCATCCTCCTGATCTTTCCCTTTTTTATAACGGCGGTTGAAACCGTCACCTTAAAATTGGGGGCCGGTCCCTTGGACACGGTGGTCAACAACGAGTATATCAACTGCGCCCGGTACCTTGCCAACGGCCATACCATCTTTAACGTCATCAATGCCCTTGTATTTCTATTCTTGCTGCCCAGACTGGTTCAGCTAACCATGCTGATTTCACCCAGGCCCCAGAAATCCCGGGAACGGTATCAGCTTCCACAATTTGATGCCAGCTTCATCGACTCCCCCATCGCCGCCCTGGCCCAGGTCAAGGGGGAAATCATCAACAATGCCCAATTCGTCTTGATCTCCCTGAAAAAGACCGCCTCCTGCATAAAAAAAAGAGATGATGATATCCTCGGGGAACGAGAGGTGGTGGAAGCGCATCTGGACGAAACCCAGAAGATCATCATCAAATATTTAACCACCATCTACCAGGGGGATGTAAATGAGCCCGAAGCTAAAGAGATCTCAGAGATGATGCGGATCACAAATAATATTGAACGGATAGGGGACTCCATGGAAAATGTCTCTAAGACCGTCGAACGGATCTACAACAGCGAGATTGAATTCAGCGACCAGGCAAAGTCGGATCTGGCAAAGATTGCGGACAAGGCGGTGGTGTTTCTCCAATTGGTGGTGGATCAGATGCAGGAAAAAACCGAAGGGTTTTACAAAAAGGCCTTAAACATGGAGGACACCATTGACCAGATGCGTGAAGAGATGCGCTCCCAGCATATTGAACGCCTCCGGGCCGGCAATTGTTCCGTGGATGCCGGGGTGCTCTTCATCGCCCTGCTGTCCAACTTTGAGAAGATGGGGGATTACTGCTACAACATTGCCACCGGGGTGAACCGGATCATCTAA
- a CDS encoding alpha-isopropylmalate synthase regulatory domain-containing protein has translation MAIKQNESGTWVLEQTQIPDEARQEVEIFDTTLRDGEQGGVTFKGDSKFKIARFLADTGVSTIEVGFPSSTPLEFDTVKHIADTVEGPNICGLTTMDLENIKRTWQALENNPNPTIHVFTLNIDEASIRAYKADPSEQIEKASRAVAYAKELMGGKGRVEFSAQNTILALSQSLNPEYNFLQEYISKIYGHAIKAGADVINIPHTVAKGIEIEIQEAIRYFKTLVKGTDDVILSFHAHNDYGVSVADTLAAVKEGIRQVEGTWYSLGERAGNTPLEQVIMNLSLKPAYNRKFFTSFKLERTNSVARFIERESCIPIPYNAPGVGPNALRHGSGVHSDGDKKGKAIGENIYLPCSPEDIGWTGNTHQITKLTGVSGVTARLDELGFEFEKSFVREHVMPVIKSRDITYGDKELRMIGDDFRYTGKDHIEFVDYAFNKFANSTVRQAQVVLVVDGEKKIGEAFMGKNGPINAVFSAIDDVLGLGERKPKLVVYEPSNRGRTHSSTAEALVVLTGNGHELSYNLAAPVWLGRAEDDDTIAASAKSYVQALSRFMTDMKEKNEMNEN, from the coding sequence ATGGCGATCAAACAAAATGAAAGTGGTACGTGGGTACTGGAACAGACCCAGATTCCGGACGAGGCCAGACAGGAAGTGGAAATCTTTGACACCACCCTGCGGGATGGGGAGCAGGGCGGGGTAACCTTTAAAGGGGATTCAAAATTTAAAATTGCCCGGTTTCTGGCTGACACGGGGGTCAGCACTATAGAGGTGGGCTTTCCCAGTTCCACCCCCCTGGAGTTTGACACGGTAAAACACATTGCCGATACCGTGGAAGGGCCCAATATCTGCGGGCTGACCACTATGGATCTTGAAAATATCAAGCGGACATGGCAGGCCCTGGAAAATAACCCCAACCCCACCATCCACGTATTCACCCTTAATATTGATGAGGCCTCCATTCGGGCATATAAGGCTGACCCCAGTGAACAGATTGAAAAAGCCTCCCGGGCCGTTGCCTATGCTAAGGAATTGATGGGCGGTAAGGGCCGGGTGGAATTTTCAGCCCAGAACACCATTCTGGCCTTGTCCCAGTCCCTGAATCCGGAATATAATTTTCTGCAGGAGTATATCTCTAAAATCTATGGCCATGCAATTAAGGCCGGCGCAGACGTGATCAACATCCCCCATACCGTGGCCAAGGGCATTGAAATTGAAATCCAAGAAGCCATCCGGTACTTTAAAACGCTTGTGAAAGGCACCGATGACGTTATCTTAAGTTTCCACGCCCACAATGATTACGGCGTCAGTGTGGCTGACACCCTTGCTGCCGTCAAAGAGGGAATCCGGCAGGTGGAAGGCACCTGGTATTCACTGGGGGAAAGGGCAGGCAATACACCGCTGGAGCAGGTGATCATGAATCTGTCACTGAAGCCGGCATACAACCGGAAATTTTTCACCTCCTTTAAACTTGAACGAACCAATAGCGTGGCAAGGTTCATTGAAAGGGAAAGCTGCATTCCCATTCCCTACAATGCGCCGGGGGTTGGACCCAATGCCCTGCGTCACGGATCCGGGGTTCATTCCGACGGCGACAAAAAAGGTAAGGCCATTGGGGAAAATATTTATCTGCCCTGTTCTCCTGAAGATATCGGTTGGACCGGTAACACCCACCAGATCACCAAGCTGACCGGCGTAAGCGGCGTTACTGCCAGACTTGATGAGCTGGGATTTGAATTTGAAAAAAGTTTTGTCCGGGAACATGTCATGCCCGTGATCAAGTCCCGGGATATTACATATGGGGATAAGGAACTGCGTATGATCGGGGACGATTTCAGATACACAGGCAAAGACCATATCGAGTTTGTGGACTACGCGTTCAATAAATTTGCCAACTCCACTGTCCGTCAGGCCCAGGTGGTACTGGTGGTTGACGGTGAAAAAAAGATCGGCGAGGCTTTCATGGGTAAAAATGGCCCGATCAATGCGGTATTCAGTGCCATTGATGATGTCCTGGGTCTTGGTGAAAGAAAACCCAAACTCGTGGTTTACGAGCCCAGCAATCGCGGACGCACACACTCTTCAACAGCGGAGGCGTTGGTAGTGCTAACCGGCAACGGCCATGAGCTCAGTTATAATCTGGCAGCGCCGGTCTGGTTGGGTCGGGCCGAAGATGATGATACCATCGCAGCCTCTGCCAAATCCTATGTACAGGCGTTGAGCCGGTTTATGACGGACATGAAAGAAAAAAACGAAATGAATGAAAATTAG
- the hybA gene encoding hydrogenase 2 operon protein HybA, with translation MQLSRRHFFKIMGAATATATVAPATADAWQSKAPPDPFGCLVDLTRCVGCRKCEEACAEVNHLPTPERAACQCTVFEKKRRPDDKAYTVVNRYFPGTVDENDAPVPTFAKVQCMHCQDPACVSACIVGALTKDETGAVRYNVDKCIGCRYCMVACPFEIPAYEYFDPVTPRVMKCTFCYDRISEAGGLPGCATICPTEALTFGKRQTLLNVAKKRLAQNPGKYIDHIYGEKEAGGTSWLYISAVPFETVNLPELPDKPMPKLSETIQHSLFSYLWSPIALFSLLGAIMFGTHKAEKTKETPSQKGGHDA, from the coding sequence ATGCAGCTGAGCAGAAGACATTTTTTTAAAATCATGGGCGCGGCGACAGCCACGGCAACCGTTGCGCCTGCAACCGCCGACGCCTGGCAGTCCAAGGCCCCGCCTGATCCGTTCGGGTGCCTGGTGGATCTGACCCGGTGTGTGGGCTGCCGCAAATGCGAAGAGGCCTGTGCCGAAGTCAACCATTTGCCGACACCGGAACGGGCGGCCTGTCAATGTACTGTTTTTGAAAAGAAGCGGCGTCCGGATGACAAGGCCTATACGGTGGTCAACCGATATTTCCCCGGAACAGTGGATGAAAATGATGCCCCGGTTCCCACCTTTGCCAAGGTCCAGTGCATGCACTGCCAGGATCCGGCCTGTGTGTCGGCCTGCATTGTGGGGGCGCTGACCAAGGACGAAACCGGCGCGGTGCGCTACAATGTGGACAAATGTATCGGCTGCCGCTACTGCATGGTGGCCTGCCCCTTTGAGATCCCGGCATACGAGTATTTTGACCCTGTCACCCCCAGGGTGATGAAATGCACTTTCTGCTACGACAGGATATCAGAGGCTGGCGGACTGCCCGGATGCGCAACCATCTGCCCCACCGAGGCCCTGACATTCGGTAAACGCCAGACCCTGCTTAACGTGGCCAAAAAACGGCTGGCCCAGAACCCGGGCAAGTATATCGATCACATTTACGGGGAGAAAGAGGCTGGCGGCACTTCCTGGCTTTATATCTCGGCGGTGCCCTTTGAAACGGTCAATCTGCCGGAATTGCCGGATAAACCCATGCCAAAGTTGTCGGAAACCATCCAGCACTCGCTGTTCAGTTATCTGTGGTCTCCCATTGCACTTTTCAGCCTTTTGGGTGCGATCATGTTCGGCACACACAAGGCGGAAAAAACCAAAGAGACGCCTTCTCAAAAAGGAGGTCATGATGCATAA